ACGGGTTCGGTTCCCGACGACGCCTACTCTTTTCATTTCAGGCCGCCCTCGAAAGTCCATTCAGAATTAAAATCCATACAGCAATCTCACCGCCTGCTGCTCTCTGTGATCTCTTTTAAAACCTACTCTTCTTTCTCATCGGTTTTGCTTTTGATGTTTTTAATTGTAATGTCCTATTTAGGATTTGTCAAGTACTTTTTTAAGGTAAAGTGGTGATTTGGTGAATTTAAAGCTATTGCTTACGGTATTTTTCTGATATTTCCACAACCTTTTTATATGATTATATTTCTGTCAAAGTTTTCAATTATTCACCATCTTTTCTTGAACGACTATATATCATTTTCTTTGTCAGAATAAAGATTACCAGCGCTGAAAGTACAATCACACCACCAATAAGAAATACATTTGCATATGTAGATGCTGCACCTGCCTCTGTTCCTGCAATACTTCCGCCAGACATCACTCCTGCTGACATCATCTGACCAAAAATTGCAACTCCTACAGACCCAGTAATTGCCTGGATCAAATCATTTGCTCCCAAAACACGTCCTGATTCTTCTGGAGTCACAGTTAATGTTGCAGTATCAACGATCGGTGAATAGAAGAAGGATGTTCCATAGTAATATAAACAAGGTGCAACTGCAAGTGCTGCGATGCTTCCGTGCGGAATTGCAAATGCCACTGCAATCAATCCTAATCCCATCGTCAGCAATGCCATAATAATCGCTGCTGAACGTCCAATTTTCTTTACAACCGGTCCACATACAAATCCCAAAACAGCTGCCAATAAGATTGACCATACCAGCAAATTGGAAACCTGTGCTGAATCAAGTCCAAATACATCCAACCCAATTGCATTTACTCCTGCATTCAGTGTATAACTAAAGAAATATCCAACAAAGATTACAACCATTGTTGCTACAAATGCAGGATTTTTGAAAAATGCAGGTGTAATAAATGGATCTTTTGCTTTATTAATATAAACAATAAATGCTACCAAAGTTACAATAGATGCTACTGACCACAGTAAATTCATATCCGTAAAGAACATTGTAACCGCACCTGCAAAAGCACCTATCAGGGTAAATCCCCATCCATCAATCTGAGCGCCTTTCGCATGTTCATCCGGTAAGTTCTTAACCAATGCCGGAATGAATAAAACGGAGATGATTGGAATTGCAAACATCCACCGCCAGTCCAGTTTTGTGATATACCCAGCTGCCACAACACCAAGAGCTGCTGAAAATCTGAAAACCGCTACGAAAATACCATAATAAACAACACGTTCTCTCTGAGATACATACTTAGATACAAGTACTAAAAATACAGAACCCGCTACCTGACCACCAATTGACTGAAGCATACGTGCAATTACAACAAACCAAATGCTCATTCCACCACACACGAATCCGATCACTGAACCAATCACAAATACAATAACTCCAAGCAATGTCATCTTTTTTAGAGAAACAAAGTCTCCAAGTGACCCATAAATAACACACACAATCCCCAATGCAATCCCCGGGAGTGATGTGATTAGTGATGCCAATTCCGGAGTTCCCAACTGCTGACCGATATTTACGAAAATCATTCCAAACGCCTGCTGTTCCAGAATACCAAAAATAAATATAATCAGAACTAATGGAATCGCCCTTCTTGCCATGCGATTCATTTTTTCAAATTCCGGAGTTCCCTCTGCCGGAACTGGAATTCCAGTTACTTTTGTCTCATTTGTACTAGCCATTACTCATACCATACCTTTCACTATTTTTACTTTTTTATTTACTAACATTTAACCTCTGCCACCCTCTGTACATAACGTCTGCGGAAGCGCTCGACATCTACATCTACACAAACCTTTGCATTCTTTTGAGCACACAATGTACCATCATAATCAACCACTGTTGCGCCAATCGTAAGAGGGCTTGAAATTTCAACATCAATAAAAGCATCTTTTACTTCAAATAACTCTGGCTCCATAAGGTACATTGCCGCTGATGGATCATACATCTTAATTCCTTCCTCAATATGTCCTCCATCATAGGAGCGAAACAGCGAACTTACCATATTTCCAGCTTCTCCACTCTTTTCAAGGGTTTCAAGATCTTCAACAGTCAATCGTGCTTTTCTGCCTATGTCAAGCCCTACCATCGTAATCGGTATACCTGATCCAAAAACCATTTTTGCTGCTTCTGGATCAATCATGACATTAAACTCACCATAAATACCTATATTTCCTCTTTCTGTTGAGCCTCCCATCATAATAATTTCATCGATTTTTTCTTTAATTTCCGGAAAAGTAGCAATCAAAAGCGCAATATTTGTCAATGGTCCCAATGTCAATATTGTTACTTTTTCATCGGAATTCAGCAACGTATAATATTCATTCATTACAGCATTTTCTTTTAAAAGAAGCTCTGTTCCAAATTCCGGAAACTCAAATCCTCCCATTCCCGATTTTCCATGTGCATTTGTTGCAAAACGATTCTCTCTCATTAATGGGGCTGCCGCTCCCTTTGCAACTGGAATTTTCTTGTTTAAAAATGTCAAAAGTTTCAATGCATTATTGGTTGTATGCTCGATTCCAACATTTCCTGACACACTTGCAATCAATTTGACATCCAACGATGGTTCCGATAATAGAATTGTGATTGCTGCCGCATCATCAATTCCTGGATCTGTGTCAATAATCAAATTTCTTTTCTTCACGATATTCTCCTCCTAATATTAGATTTTTACAATTGTTGGTATTGCGTCACCTCATCTCTACTTGGAATTGACGGTGCTGCTCCTTTTCTTGAAACCGCAATTGCAGATGCTTTTGCAGCCATATCCAGCGCTTTTTCCACTGGCATCTGCTGAATTCTTCCCGCCAGATAATATCCTGTAAATGTATCTCCGGCCGCCGTTGTATCAACTGCTTCTACTCGATAAGCTCTCTGGAATATGCATCTGTCACCTTTCAGATACATAGCCCCTTGTTCTCCAAGTGTCAGCACTATTTCTGCATTCGGAAATCTCTTCACCAGTTCCTGCTTTAATATCTCCTGATCTGAACTTGTCTTTGTAAGCTCTTGTGCTTCTATTTCATTTAAAATAAAGCAATCTATGTAATTTAGATTAATCTCAAAAATACGCTTATTCATCGGTGATGGATTTAAGATTATTTTCATCCCTTTTTTATGGGCCTGCTCAACAATATAAGGAATTTCATTTATTTCATTTTGTAATACTAGCCAATCTTCTGATGCAAACTCCCGTAACACTGTATCCACAAATCCCTTTGTTATCTCTTGATTTGCACCGCCGTACAATATAATACAATTATCACCCTGCCTGTTATTCTGTATGATTGCATTTCCTGTTCGCACAGATTCCGATTTTTTCAGATATTTTATATCAACTCCCGATTGCTTTAATGTTTTTTCCAAAAACGTTCCATCATGTCCAATCATTCCTGCATGACAAACATTCACTCCTGCTTTAGAAAGAGATATTGACTGATTCAGCCCTTTTCCTCCACTAAAAACATTCAGTTTATTGGATGAAATGGTTTCTCCTTTTTTTACAAAATCTTCAACACTATAAACATAATCAATATTTAATGAACCAAAATTAAGAACTTTCATAACTTACCCCTTTTTAGGAAATTATTTTCCGAAACTATTTTCTTAAATAAAATTTATCATTTTTTTATACTTGTGTCAACATTTTTTGTAATATACGTCGTTTTATACAATTTTGCTCTTCTTTTTTTGTTCAATATAACAAAAGAGATATCTTTTCTTCAAAAGATATCCCTTCCATCATTTTCTTAAAATGCCATTTGATAGATTTTCTGACAGTCTTCTCTATTCAACCGCATGATCCCCCCAATACAATGATCTTCCTGACTAAATGCAATTCGATTCAACATTTCTTCTGTCCCGTCCGTAGGAATCTTAAAGTCATGAAAAGATACAGGCATCCCCATATGTTTAAAGAAGTCTTCTGTTCTCAGAATTCCTTGGTACGCCGCCTCTATTGTATTTTCCGGCTCCCATTTTACCCCAAATACCTCTTGTGCATATCGCGCAAACCGTTCAGGCTTATTTTTATACACATAACGCATCCATGAGCCCATAATAATAGACAGTGTAGCCCCATGAGGAGTATCATAAAGCGCACTCAACTCATTTCCTATCTCATGGGTTGCCCAGTCCTGGACTCTTCCTACACCAACTGTATTATTATGGGCAATAGTACCAATCCACATAATCTCTGCTCTATAAGAATAATTCCTCGGTTCTTTTAATACACGAGGTCCTAGATCTACTAA
This window of the Mediterraneibacter gnavus ATCC 29149 genome carries:
- a CDS encoding MFS transporter encodes the protein MASTNETKVTGIPVPAEGTPEFEKMNRMARRAIPLVLIIFIFGILEQQAFGMIFVNIGQQLGTPELASLITSLPGIALGIVCVIYGSLGDFVSLKKMTLLGVIVFVIGSVIGFVCGGMSIWFVVIARMLQSIGGQVAGSVFLVLVSKYVSQRERVVYYGIFVAVFRFSAALGVVAAGYITKLDWRWMFAIPIISVLFIPALVKNLPDEHAKGAQIDGWGFTLIGAFAGAVTMFFTDMNLLWSVASIVTLVAFIVYINKAKDPFITPAFFKNPAFVATMVVIFVGYFFSYTLNAGVNAIGLDVFGLDSAQVSNLLVWSILLAAVLGFVCGPVVKKIGRSAAIIMALLTMGLGLIAVAFAIPHGSIAALAVAPCLYYYGTSFFYSPIVDTATLTVTPEESGRVLGANDLIQAITGSVGVAIFGQMMSAGVMSGGSIAGTEAGAASTYANVFLIGGVIVLSALVIFILTKKMIYSRSRKDGE
- the rihC gene encoding ribonucleoside hydrolase RihC — its product is MKKRNLIIDTDPGIDDAAAITILLSEPSLDVKLIASVSGNVGIEHTTNNALKLLTFLNKKIPVAKGAAAPLMRENRFATNAHGKSGMGGFEFPEFGTELLLKENAVMNEYYTLLNSDEKVTILTLGPLTNIALLIATFPEIKEKIDEIIMMGGSTERGNIGIYGEFNVMIDPEAAKMVFGSGIPITMVGLDIGRKARLTVEDLETLEKSGEAGNMVSSLFRSYDGGHIEEGIKMYDPSAAMYLMEPELFEVKDAFIDVEISSPLTIGATVVDYDGTLCAQKNAKVCVDVDVERFRRRYVQRVAEVKC
- a CDS encoding ribokinase, producing the protein MKVLNFGSLNIDYVYSVEDFVKKGETISSNKLNVFSGGKGLNQSISLSKAGVNVCHAGMIGHDGTFLEKTLKQSGVDIKYLKKSESVRTGNAIIQNNRQGDNCIILYGGANQEITKGFVDTVLREFASEDWLVLQNEINEIPYIVEQAHKKGMKIILNPSPMNKRIFEINLNYIDCFILNEIEAQELTKTSSDQEILKQELVKRFPNAEIVLTLGEQGAMYLKGDRCIFQRAYRVEAVDTTAAGDTFTGYYLAGRIQQMPVEKALDMAAKASAIAVSRKGAAPSIPSRDEVTQYQQL